One window of the Lycorma delicatula isolate Av1 chromosome 3, ASM4794821v1, whole genome shotgun sequence genome contains the following:
- the LOC142321987 gene encoding uncharacterized protein LOC142321987, with product MKHIIIAAAVLLSIFSTLSTAVPLYEEQLLNEIEEPIIIRERRSPQQQQPPQQNLPAPGRGNFNIQAQHSSGQGGFAKGEYNHNIWHGKNGARLDGNAYYQRNWGQPGRREDFGGGVKLTVPIGGRRH from the exons ATGAAGCACATAATAATAGCTGCCGCAGTATTACTATCCATATTTTCAACATTATCAACTGCTGTACCATTATACGAAGAACAACTGCTGAATGAAATTGAAGAACCAATCATTATt AGAGAGAGAAGATCACCACAACAACAACAACCACCACAACAAAATCTACCAGCCCCTGGCAGAGGAAATTTCAACATTCAAGCACAACATTCGAGTGGTCAGGGTGGTTTTGCAAAGGGTGAATACAATCATAATATATGGCATGGAAAGAATGGTGCTCGACTTGATGGAAACGCTTATTATCAAAGAAACTGGGGACAACCAGGTCGTCGTGAAGATTTTGGTGGAGGTGTTAAGTTAACGGTACCTATAGGAGGCAGAAgacattaa